The Erigeron canadensis isolate Cc75 chromosome 4, C_canadensis_v1, whole genome shotgun sequence genome window below encodes:
- the LOC122596018 gene encoding putative receptor-like protein kinase At4g00960, with the protein MLKLLIWSSFISIYVVNKTTLAQPNFLSYFCENASNYTSNSTYRRNLDTTLSGLPSTNSGFGFFNLSSGQGINDTVNSVALCRGDINSTECQSCLNNSIVKLRSICPNQKEAIGYYDNCLVKYSNQPILQQTRFKFYVYLANNQNSSDISRFNDALRPLLTDLREKAANGGPLLKFATGNTSGPGFSNIYALVQCTPDLSEFDCNSCLEDSINQISTFFNGKVGGRILKPMCNFRYENYRFFNQSALVIPSPPPPPVSQPSPPRQPPLSPPGNNNDTARVVTIVVVTVAVVAVIICSFLCIFIRSRKKKPTPQPMPNESIQSESMDIGTAESLQYRFGTIKEATNDFSDENKLGRGGFGAVYRGTLRDGQDIAVKRLARDSGQGDVEFKNEVLLVAKLQHRNLVRLLGFSIEGSERLLIYEFLPNASLDQFIFDPTKRKLLAWDRRYNIIKGIAKGLLYLHEDSRLKIIHRDMKASNVLLDSEMNPKIADFGMARLFKPEETQGDTSRIVGTYGYMAPEYAMHGQFSVKSDVFSFGVLLLEMVSGQKNQCFQSGECIEDLLSFAWKSWKNGTTSDMIDPILKTGTGSLRDIIRSIHIGLLCVQENVNDRPTMASVVLMLNSLSITLPMPSEPAFFMHSNIDPEMPLFREYSSSTESSGLEKSKISKSRSRSSQFSVNDVSISDFVPR; encoded by the exons ATGCTAAAACTACTCATATGGTCCTCTTTTATTTCCATATATGTAGTCAATAAAACCACCTTAGCTCAACCCAACTTCCTTTCCTATTTCTGCGAAAATGCGTCAAACTATACATCCAACAGCACGTACAGAAGAAATCTAGACACGACCCTCTCAGGCCTACCAAGTACCAACTCCGGTTTCGGATTCTTTAACCTGTCCAGCGGTCAAGGAATTAACGATACAGTAAATTCGGTCGCCCTATGTCGAGGCGACATCAATTCAACTGAGTGTCAAAGTTGCCTAAATAACTCCATAGTTAAATTACGAAGTATATGTCCTAACCAAAAGGAGGCTATAGGTTACTATGACAATTGCCTTGTGAAATATTCAAACCAACCGATATTGCAACAAACTAGATTCAAGTTTTATGTGTATCTAGCTAATAACCAAAATTCGAGTGATATCAGTCGGTTCAATGATGCTCTTAGACCATTACTAACGGACTTGCGAGAGAAAGCTGCGAATGGTGGTCCGTTACTGAAATTTGCAACTGGGAACACGAGTGGACCGGGTTTTTCGAATATTTATGCGCTTGTTCAGTGTACTCCTGACTTGTCCGAATTTGATTGTAATTCTTGCTTGGAGGATTCAATTAATCAGATATCGACATTTTTTAATGGGAAAGTTGGAGGGAGAATTCTTAAGCCTATGTGTAATTTTAGGTATGAGAACTATCGGTTTTTTAATCAGAGTGCTTTAGTTAtcccgtcaccgccaccaccaccagttTCACAACCGTCTCCACCGCGTCAACCACCGTTATCACCACCAG GAAATAACAATGATACGGCACGGGTGGTAACAATCGTAGTCGTTACTGTGGCAGTCGTAGCTGTCATAATATGCTCTTTCCTCTGTATTTTTATTAGATCAAGGAAGAAGAAGCCAACTCCCCAGCCTATGCCGAATGAAAGTATTCAAA GTGAAAGTATGGATATTGGCACAGCTGAATCTTTACAATACCGTTTTGGTACAATTAAAGAAGCAACCAATGATTTTTCTGACGAAAATAAGCTTGGACGAGGTGGATTTGGAGCCGTTTACAGA GGTACTCTGAGAGATGGACAGGATATAGCAGTAAAGAGACTAGCAAGGGATTCTGGTCAAGGAGATGTAGAATTCAAGAATGAGGTTTTGCTAGTTGCGAAGCTTCAACATCGTAATTTGGTTAGGCTACTTGGTTTCAGCATAGAAGGAAGCGAACGACTTCTCATCTACGAGTTCTTGCCAAATGCCAGTCTTGATCAATTTATATTTG ATCCAACTAAACGTAAACTTCTTGCTTGGGATAGACGATACAACATCATTAAAGGGATTGCTAAAGGGCTATTATACCTTCACGAAGATTCCCGTTTAAAGATAATTCATCGTGATATGAAAGCTAGTAACGTTTTGCTAGATTCCGAAATGAACCCTAAAATTGCAGATTTTGGCATGGCAAGATTGTTTAAGCCAGAGGAAACTCAAGGTGACACGAGTCGGATTGTTGGAACCTA TGGGTATATGGCACCAGAATATGCTATGCACGGCCAATTCTCGGTAAAATCAGATGTTTTTAGCTTTGGAGTGTTACTACTAGAGATGGTATCTGGTCAAAAAAACCAATGTTTTCAGAGTGGAGAGTGCATTGAAGACCTTCTTAGCTTT GCATGGAAAAGCTGGAAAAATGGGACGACATCAGATATGATCGATCCCATATTGAAAACTGGAACGGGTTCATTGCGTGACATCATTAGAAGTATTCATATCGGGTTGTTATGCGTTCAAGAAAATGTTAATGACAGACCAACCATGGCTTCCGTTGTTCTAATGCTTAATAGCTTATCTATCACACTTCCGATGCCATCTGAGCCTGCGTTTTTCATGCATAGTAACATTGATCCCGAAATGCCACTCTTTCGGGAATATAGTTCTTCAACGGAGAGCAGTGGTTtagaaaaatccaaaatatcaaaatcaagatcaagGTCATCTCAATTCTCCGTAAATGATGTTTCAATATCCGATTTTGTTCCTAGATAA